Proteins encoded within one genomic window of Arachis ipaensis cultivar K30076 chromosome B08, Araip1.1, whole genome shotgun sequence:
- the LOC107613905 gene encoding uncharacterized protein LOC107613905 codes for MGGKGGCCVTRYATGAYDMSKMEKIMLRFRPIAPKPVAGSDGSSSESGDAFSRSAGRVAKRKYTKDGSGSNRRRRKTAASASAKVSPLSPAVTLPLLPETPDPKEDILPVVKEDAVPVSWFGFGEPTSPAKGSVVVLTVECVTDTWQKERGSSNEETMKVKLSQDTCPGFISDGYGNVTWTNGAFNGMVGGSGCDEGKGRVWLVTNVVSAAVASAPYCGGFTCRVRVQREDSNTDLTVPCDVWRIIDGSGFAWKLDVNAALTLSLAL; via the coding sequence ATGGGAGGTAAAGGTGGTTGTTGTGTAACGAGATATGCAACCGGTGCTTACGATATGTCCAAAATGGAGAAGATAATGCTTAGGTTTCGTCCTATAGCTCCTAAGCCAGTCGCCGGTTCCGACGGTTCTTCATCGGAGAGCGGCGACGCTTTTTCCAGATCCGCCGGAAGAGTAGCCAAAAGAAAGTACACAAAGGACGGAAGCGGAAGCAACCGTCGGAGGAGGAAAACCGCAGCGTCGGCTTCGGCTAAAGTTTCGCCGTTGTCGCCAGCGGTGACTCTGCCGTTGCTTCCGGAGACTCCGGATCCGAAGGAGGATATACTTCCGGTGGTGAAGGAGGACGCCGTGCCGGTGTCATGGTTTGGTTTCGGCGAGCCAACGTCACCGGCGAAGGGATCGGTAGTGGTGTTGACTGTGGAGTGTGTGACGGACACGTGGCAAAAGGAGAGAGGAAGTTCGAACGAGGAGACGATGAAAGTGAAGCTTAGTCAAGACACGTGTCCGGGTTTTATATCTGACGGTTACGGGAACGTGACGTGGACAAACGGCGCGTTTAACGGAATGGTTGGTGGTAGTGGTTGTGacgagggaaagggaagagtgtgGCTAGTGACGAACGTTGTTTCTGCAGCTGTTGCGAGTGCACCGTACTGCGGTGGGTTCACGTGCAGGGTACGGGTGCAGAGAGAAGATAGCAACACTGATCTGACGGTTCCCTGTGATGTTTGGAGAATAATCGACGGTTCTGGATTTGCATGGAAATTAGACGTTAACGCTGCACTTACCTTGAGCTTGGCCTTGTAA
- the LOC107611795 gene encoding uncharacterized protein LOC107611795: MNFIKKCWDKIGNEFTAALLNFFQCSKLPSDANVTWVALTPKFTGAKKIKDLRPISMVGCVYKVISKLLVRRMRRIMPGLVGETHSAFVKGRKIHEEALIACETVEWMIGEAIRIGRISPLLVGRDHIELLHLQFADNTMLFCPPEEETIKNYRRLLRCFELMSGLMGTTCRVLGCKDVTLPVKYLGVPLGANLRLVKTWKPIIDKVEEKLSLWKAKALNKAGKLVLIKSVLNSLPVYYLSLYKMPRAIAEKLISLQRRFL, encoded by the exons atgaacttcataaagaagTGCTGGGATAAAATTGGCAATGAATTCACGGCAGCATTATTGAATTTCTTCCAATGTTCAAAGCTACCGTCAGATGCTAATGTTACGTGGGTGGCGCTAACCCCCAAGTTTACTGGTGCTAAGAAAATCAAAGACCTGCGACCAATTAGCATGGTGGGGTGTGTGTATAAGGTGATCTCGAAGTTGCTGGTGAGGAGAATGCGTAGAATTATGCCAGGGCTAGTAGGTGAGACACATAGTGCTTTTGTCAAAGGTCGAAAGATTCATGAAGAGGCCCTTATCGCGTGCGAAACTGTCGAGTG GATGATTGGAGAAGCTATCAGGATCGGTCGTATATCTCCGTTATTGGTAGGGAGAGATCATATAGAGTTGTTGCACCTTCAGTTTGCAGATAATACGATGTTGTTCTGCCCACCTGAGGAAGAGACCATCAAGAATTACAGGAGGCTGCTTCGTtgctttgagttgatgtcaggcttaa TGGGTACAACGTGTAGGGTGCTAGGCTGTAAGGATGTCACTCTTCCAGTAAAATATCTAGGTGTCCCGCTTGGAGCTAACCTGAGGTTGGTTAAGACTTGGAAGCCAATAATAGACAAAGTGGAGGAAAAGCTCAGCCTTTGGAAGGCCAAGGCCCTTAATAAAGCCGGCAAGTTGGTGCTTATCAAATCTGTGTTGAATAGCCTTCCTGTTTATTATTTGAGCTTATATAAGATGCCCAGGGCTATTGCAGAGAAGTTAATTTCCTTGCAGAGAAGATTTCTTTGA